The following are encoded together in the Parabacteroides chongii genome:
- a CDS encoding metallophosphoesterase family protein — MIKVGLLSDTHAWWDDKYAEYFAECDEIWHAGDIGSDGLAARLAALKPFRAVYGNIDGQSLRLEYPEVAHFKAEEVNVMMTHIGGYPGRYNPSIRKELYDTRPNLFIAGHSHILKVAFDKYLNCLYINPGAAGKSGFHQVRTLVRFVIDGKNIKDLEVIELGIR, encoded by the coding sequence ATGATTAAAGTTGGACTTCTCTCGGATACTCACGCCTGGTGGGATGATAAATATGCGGAATACTTCGCAGAATGTGATGAAATATGGCATGCAGGCGATATCGGTTCGGACGGACTGGCAGCACGGCTGGCAGCATTGAAACCCTTCCGGGCTGTATACGGAAATATAGACGGGCAATCACTCCGGCTGGAATATCCCGAAGTGGCTCATTTCAAAGCAGAAGAAGTAAATGTGATGATGACGCATATAGGCGGTTATCCGGGCCGTTACAACCCGTCTATCCGCAAAGAATTGTACGATACCCGCCCGAACTTGTTCATAGCGGGTCATTCGCACATTCTTAAAGTTGCATTTGATAAGTACCTGAATTGTTTGTATATCAATCCGGGCGCTGCCGGCAAAAGCGGTTTCCACCAGGTTCGTACCCTGGTCCGCTTCGTCATCGACGGCAAAAATATAAAAGATCTCGAAGTGATCGAACTGGGTATCCGATAG